In Chryseobacterium sp., the genomic window AATTGTTCCCAATACAGTTTTCCAACCTATATCCTGTAAATACCAATTCTGTTAGGAGGAATCGTCGATATAGAGCAATCAATACACTTGCACATCAATCAGAAATTTACTGTTTAAGCATATACAAAGATGGAATCAATTTATTTACAGAGCAATAAAGACAAATATATTAACTTTTTTTCTTGTTGCCTATTGGTAAGAGGTTTTGAAAGAAGTGCTATATATGATATCCAAAGAGAAAATATAGAATTTATACCGAATACCTTAATAGATTTTGTTGAAGATATTAGAGGAAGAAAGGTCAATGATGTTTTGGAAGAATATAAACACAATAAAATAGCAAAAGAATATTTAAAGTTATTGGAAGAAAAAGAGTTTATTTTTTATTCTGCCAACAATTTTTTTCCAGATTTACCCGCTTTAAGCACTAATGAAGATACATCAATATTCATTTTTACAACTGTAATATTATCCCAATATATTTATGATAATATTAATTCTTTTGCGAGAAATATTCAGCAACTAGGTGTTAAAAGGCTGCATTTTCATATTGATAATAAAAACTGTATGGAACAAGTACATCAGATATTATCATCTTTGGAATATTCACAAGTATCTAATTTGTCATTTTCAATACCATACCAAAAATAGATAAAAGAATTTATCAAAATGATAGAGTAAAATCAATTGTTCTATTTAATTCTCCTAAAAAAAGAACTCGCCAAAACAGTGAGGTAATTACAAATTATATAACCACAGACGATTCTAATTTATTTTTAACACAATTTAGACTTTACGATATTGCAATAAGTATAGGTGCATATAACATTGCTAATAATTATAATCTGGCATTGTACAAAACGATATTTATTGATGGAAATGGCAATATAAAACATAGTTTTTCAGATAAAAATAGTTACGGAAATATCTTGGAAGATTTTGAAGAAATAAAAAACAAACACTGTAAAAAAATTATCACAATTATGGAATATTAAAAAAGATGATATTACCCCATGTAATGTTTGTGAATTTAGGTATTGCTGCACAACGACATATCTACCAGAGAAAGGTAAAACCGGATATACAGTTAATTGTAATTATAATCCCTACATCGCAGAATTTAATTAAAAGAGCAAAAAATTAAATGATAAATCTACATTTACTATGAATTCTAAAATTTTAAAAAGCTTAGTACTAATCTTTTTGTCTTGTAATTTTTATGCCCAAAATTTTCGACTTGATTATCAACTTACCTATAAAGAAGATTCCTTAAGTTCCGAGACAATGAATAAAAACATGACGCTTTTGGTTCAGGGAGGAAAATCTAAATTCTTGACTGAAAAACAATACAAAGTAGATTCAATGAGAAGCAAAGGATTTGAAGATTTTGCTGTGGGTGATAACAGCTTTTTAGTTGTTAATCATGAAGAAAACTTAAGTTCTAAATATTATTTTTTGTTTAAAGATGTATACAAAGTAACAGAACATGTCAATTTAAATTGGGAGCTGAAACCCGAAACCAAAAAAATAGACAACTATCTATGTACAAAGGCAATTTTGAAATATAAAGGAAGAGTTTGGGAAGCATGGTTTACTCAAGATCTACCAATTCAAGGGGGCCCGTATATATTCCGAAATCTACCTGGAGTAATAGTTTATATGGAAGATACTACGGGTTCTTATAAATTTAGCCTTTATACGATAAAGAAGAGAACTGACACTTTAGAATTTGAAAACATGTATAAAGGAGCAATTAATATCCCTCAAAAGCAGTTGCAAAAAGCATTTTTAGATTATTACAATGACCCTTTCAGAGAAATGAAGTCTGGAAATATAAAGGCAAAATTTAAAGATGAGAACGGAAAAGATATTGAACCTGATTTCAGAAAAATGACAACAACAGCCCAAACCCGCTTGAAAAAAAAATAACAATCCAATAGAGCTGTCTGATGCTATAAAATATCCAGATTAATTTAAGTTTGAAAAAATTCCCATTCTACAAACAGCCAGATTACAAAGACTGCGGTCCAACTTGTTTAAGAATTGTAAGCAAGTTTTATGGAAAGGAGATCCCTTACAACAGATTCGTACTCTCTCGGAAACTACAAGAGCAGGAAGTTCATTCATGGGACTCAGCAATGCAGCGGAGAAAATAGGATATAGTTCGTTAGGCATTAAAATTGATTTTAATACGTTAAAAGAACAAGTTCCGCTTCCTTGTATTGTACATTGGAATAAAGAACATTTTGTTGTAATATACAATATTGATAAAAATGATACGGTGTACATTTCCGATCCAAGTTACGGGTTAATAACGTACTCAAAAGAAGAATTTATCAAACAATGGATCGGTGAAAATGCTAATGAACAAACCGAAGAAGGAGTTGTACTTGTTTTAGAGACAACACCAACATTTTATCAAAATGAATTTGATGAAGAAAGTAAAGTCAGTCTAAAATTTCTCTCCAAATATCTTTTCAAATATAAACCACTGGCTTTTCAGCTTGCTATTGGTCTTCTTGCAGGAAGTATTCTTTCCTTATTTTTCCGTTCCTTACGCAGAGTATAGTAGATGTGGGGATTCAAAATCAAGATCTTAATTTTATCTATCTTGTGTTATTGGCTCAAATAATGCTTTTTACAGGCAGAACGGGTATAGAGGTCATAAGAAGCTGGATTTTACTTCACCTCTCTACCAGGATCAATATTTCTATTGTTTCCGATTTCTTTATTAAATTAATGAATCTTCCCATTAGTTTCTTTGATACAAGATTGTCAGGAGATATTTTGGAGCGAATCAATGACCACAATCGTATAGAACAATTAATTACAAATTCTTCTCTTAACACATTATTTTCTCTGATCAATCTCATCATATATAGTGTTGTACTGTTATTGTATGATTATCGTTTATTTTTTGTATACATTGTTGGGGCCATTTTATACATTACCTGGATATCTTTTTTCTTAAAAAAAGGAGAGAATTAGACTATAAAAGATTCTCTCAGCTTTCTCAAGAGCAGAGTAAAGTAATCGAGCTGATTAATGGTATGCAGGAAATTAAAATGTATAATGCTGAAAAACAAAAACGATGGGGATGGGAATTTTTGCAGATCAAACTTTTCAAGATTAGACTTAAATCTCTTTCATTAGAACAGTGGCAATCTGTTGGAGGAAATTTCATTAATACAACGAAGGATATTTTGGTAAGCTTTCTTTCAGCGAAATTAGTTT contains:
- a CDS encoding GLPGLI family protein, with the translated sequence MNSKILKSLVLIFLSCNFYAQNFRLDYQLTYKEDSLSSETMNKNMTLLVQGGKSKFLTEKQYKVDSMRSKGFEDFAVGDNSFLVVNHEENLSSKYYFLFKDVYKVTEHVNLNWELKPETKKIDNYLCTKAILKYKGRVWEAWFTQDLPIQGGPYIFRNLPGVIVYMEDTTGSYKFSLYTIKKRTDTLEFENMYKGAINIPQKQLQKAFLDYYNDPFREMKSGNIKAKFKDENGKDIEPDFRKMTTTAQTRLKKK